From one Amycolatopsis sp. FDAARGOS 1241 genomic stretch:
- a CDS encoding GlxA family transcriptional regulator, whose translation MSVPHRSVPVAVLVFDGVRLLDVTGPLEVFDVAAELGTGYEVMVCSPDGRDITTSSGLRLGVERAAAEVYGVDTLLVPGGECLVKPGADAELLTAVQVLARGARRVTSVCAGAFALGAAGLLDGRRATTHWRHADTLQDRYPSVEVDAEAIYVRDGRVLTSAGVTSGIDLALALVEEDAGDILAHEIARELVVFMRRRGAQPQLSVPARTPRPRRDVVRNLCDEVAADPAGDHCLTSMAQRAGLSTRHLSRLFKQGTGQTPATYVAAVRREAAIALVEGGETIAAAARRSGLGSDETLRRHLRAQRDGEN comes from the coding sequence ATGAGTGTTCCGCACCGGTCCGTGCCGGTCGCCGTGCTGGTGTTCGACGGCGTCCGGCTGCTCGACGTGACCGGCCCACTGGAGGTGTTCGACGTCGCGGCCGAGCTGGGCACCGGCTACGAAGTCATGGTGTGCTCGCCCGACGGGCGCGACATCACCACGTCGAGCGGCCTGCGCCTCGGCGTCGAGCGGGCCGCAGCGGAGGTGTACGGCGTCGACACGCTGCTCGTCCCCGGCGGCGAGTGCCTCGTGAAGCCCGGCGCGGACGCCGAGCTCCTCACCGCGGTCCAGGTCCTCGCCCGCGGCGCCCGGCGCGTGACCTCGGTGTGCGCGGGCGCCTTCGCGCTCGGCGCGGCGGGCCTGCTCGACGGCCGCCGCGCCACCACGCACTGGCGGCACGCCGACACGCTGCAAGACCGCTACCCGAGCGTCGAGGTCGACGCCGAAGCGATCTACGTGCGCGACGGCCGCGTGCTCACCTCCGCCGGCGTCACCTCGGGCATCGACCTCGCGCTCGCCCTCGTGGAGGAAGACGCCGGCGACATCCTGGCGCACGAGATCGCGCGCGAGCTCGTCGTGTTCATGCGCCGCCGCGGGGCCCAGCCGCAGCTGTCGGTGCCGGCCCGCACGCCGCGCCCCCGCCGCGACGTGGTGCGAAACCTGTGCGACGAGGTCGCCGCCGACCCCGCGGGCGACCACTGCCTCACGAGCATGGCCCAGCGCGCCGGCCTCAGCACGCGCCACCTGTCACGGCTGTTCAAACAGGGCACGGGCCAGACGCCCGCCACCTACGTCGCCGCGGTCCGCCGCGAGGCCGCCATCGCCCTCGTGGAGGGCGGCGAAACGATCGCCGCCGCGGCCCGCCGCAGCGGCCTGGGCAGCGACGAAACGCTGCGGCGCCACCTCCGGGCCCAACGCGACGGCGAAAACTGA
- a CDS encoding Fur family transcriptional regulator has protein sequence MPTTSTLPQPGPASIDAGERLRRAGLRVTTARQVVLETLAEQPHTTVAELLPHVRDRLRFASTRAIHDVLATGVAAGLVRRFDTVGVAQRYELTGPEHGHLLCTNCGRLDAVCTTEEAILTGICSHCAPDGLPHPATH, from the coding sequence GTGCCCACGACTTCCACTCTTCCTCAGCCGGGGCCGGCGTCGATCGATGCCGGCGAGCGGCTCCGCCGGGCCGGCCTTCGCGTGACCACCGCCCGGCAGGTAGTGCTGGAAACCCTCGCCGAGCAGCCGCACACGACCGTCGCCGAGCTGCTGCCCCACGTCCGCGACCGCCTGCGGTTCGCGTCGACCCGCGCGATCCACGACGTGCTCGCCACCGGCGTCGCGGCGGGGCTCGTCCGCCGTTTCGACACCGTCGGCGTCGCGCAGCGCTATGAACTGACTGGACCTGAGCACGGCCACCTGCTGTGCACCAACTGCGGCCGCCTCGACGCGGTCTGCACCACGGAGGAAGCGATCCTCACCGGCATCTGCTCCCACTGCGCACCCGACGGGCTCCCCCACCCGGCCACGCACTGA
- a CDS encoding Fur family transcriptional regulator, which translates to MDAFGVRLRRKGLRNTPQRRAVLAAVERYPHSTAAEIAGTLESDGAAGGLSRQGLYNVLEDLVSADLLRSLEPAGSPARFEPQTHDNHHHLVCRTCGAIQDVPCAVGAPPCLDPVSAPGFRVDAAEVTWWGTCDACAAAG; encoded by the coding sequence ATGGACGCGTTCGGGGTGCGGTTGCGCCGGAAAGGCCTGCGCAACACGCCGCAGCGGCGGGCGGTGCTCGCCGCCGTCGAGCGCTACCCGCACTCCACCGCGGCGGAAATCGCCGGCACCCTCGAGAGCGACGGCGCGGCCGGCGGCCTGTCCCGGCAGGGCCTCTACAACGTGCTGGAAGACCTCGTCTCCGCCGACCTGCTGCGGTCCCTCGAACCCGCCGGTTCGCCCGCTCGCTTCGAGCCGCAGACCCACGACAACCACCACCACCTCGTCTGCCGCACCTGCGGCGCAATCCAGGACGTGCCGTGCGCCGTCGGCGCCCCGCCCTGCCTCGACCCGGTGTCGGCACCGGGCTTCCGCGTCGACGCGGCCGAGGTGACGTGGTGGGGAACCTGCGACGCCTGCGCAGCGGCGGGCTGA
- the nthB gene encoding nitrile hydratase subunit beta, whose product MKLQHGLGGLEGLESFPLVFDKRVFAQDWEKRIFGIHTAMMGLSSSLRESVAGYDLDAVPTTFHTTWTWAHLRSGAEAMHPFEYFKYRYYEKWLGGITAYLVEQGYVTEAELDAATSRFRAEPAAPLPDDGDPAVDDQVLDYLRRGDSPRRGPAEPVFAVGDDVVVRNPPATDHTRLPGYLRGHRGRVQRVFEGNYSYFVSTGGDGLGEPMPVYVVRFEPQELWGEETERNAGPLYAELYQVYLSEAKGSR is encoded by the coding sequence ATGAAGCTCCAACACGGCCTCGGCGGTCTCGAAGGCCTCGAAAGTTTCCCACTGGTGTTCGACAAACGCGTTTTCGCACAGGACTGGGAGAAGCGGATCTTCGGCATCCACACCGCGATGATGGGCCTGAGCTCGTCGCTGCGGGAGTCGGTGGCCGGCTACGACCTCGACGCGGTGCCGACGACCTTCCACACCACGTGGACGTGGGCGCACCTGCGCTCGGGTGCCGAGGCGATGCACCCGTTCGAGTACTTCAAGTACCGCTACTACGAGAAGTGGCTCGGCGGCATCACCGCCTATCTCGTCGAGCAGGGCTACGTCACCGAAGCCGAGCTGGACGCCGCCACGAGCCGCTTCCGCGCCGAGCCTGCGGCGCCGCTGCCGGACGACGGCGACCCGGCCGTCGACGACCAGGTGCTCGACTACCTGCGCCGCGGCGATTCCCCGCGGCGCGGCCCGGCCGAGCCCGTGTTCGCCGTCGGCGACGACGTCGTGGTGCGCAACCCGCCGGCCACCGACCACACGCGGCTGCCCGGGTACCTGCGCGGGCACCGCGGCCGCGTGCAGCGGGTGTTCGAGGGCAACTACTCCTACTTCGTCTCGACCGGTGGCGACGGGCTGGGGGAGCCCATGCCCGTCTACGTCGTGCGGTTCGAACCCCAGGAGCTGTGGGGCGAAGAGACCGAGCGCAACGCCGGTCCGCTCTACGCCGAGCTCTACCAGGTCTACCTGTCCGAAGCGAAGGGAAGCCGATGA